The following are encoded in a window of Scophthalmus maximus strain ysfricsl-2021 chromosome 6, ASM2237912v1, whole genome shotgun sequence genomic DNA:
- the tnks1bp1 gene encoding 182 kDa tankyrase-1-binding protein isoform X1 encodes MESSVETSQTGCASKPTLAPKPRLTPKPFSLQKNTTIRSIHAPKTATTTVKSTTNQTGKYEAARVPKPTPTAGAQKPPQQTAASDSKPSSLSKPAKDKPKATKESKASPRDEDTLDSSVAPGKSDPAPQTTPPKGTPKSEPLQKDDVIQTNHRASTDFVTNSEQKDRKKEEDETPSSVVQTPEESGSDGSSTANPSFRWGGTRKSLSTKLTSKFESGGPPLPPQPTITVTTSNTKDDSNKPAPSNPEQSQTTTEPPSRESDEGGLKEDYSGGGSIKRRISLLFDSSSRPEVMTKKEETEIINSTGGVKERIKHWAVERNSEGPNAEKKPQLSPRPRSRSFEPVAAPAAEKTAKAPHVKPPAATTSSTQDPRPTVSSAEPSSGSLVETSKDTPTENKSPNISRERPGGDEQSESTEGEVRLRNRSPSTTHAATDEGDSASSEGDPRVLKRDNVKRRSVRFGIVERDDGGPPLILGSASESSSEEEEEEEEAPEDKAPVSLPVYRRLGNVQKKDGKIQNQEEERLKHLEFEQRRSAEENYQARLKLEEEQEREKEKSRQREALRLREEEKQREEEREKERLKEEEMQRQQKKEWERERLEEEERERKRLREEEMEKERQILWQRQREEERERAKQKEERLKQDQEEREKERLEEEKRKEERLKEETRQKEEREKERLREEAEEREREREREVELRWRRQKEEDEERARQKEERLKEEERQKEEREKERLREEAEEREREREREVELRWRRQKEEDEERARQKEEREKERLREEAEEREREREREVELRWQRQKEEDEERARQKEERLKEEERQKEEREKERLREEAEEREREREREVELRWRRQKEEDEERARQKEERLKEEERQKEEREKERLREEAEEREREREREVELRWRRQKEEDEERARQKEEREKERLREEAEEREREREREVELRWRRQKEEDEERARQKEERLKEEERQKERLREEAEERERERLKRSEDEERMRERWRQEEEERKRRELERKMQQEREEEMERMRQIEKQREEEERLAELERKMRQELDMKRAEKLRMDEERERGELRPTVRERTSAADESDLISFDSEDVPQKSEAPHSPFANIPERKEGQIKVPYDDFSVRKSLIEVDFDDFSVKPKRWGSQAKAERSPVAQSRATNPVDRDEVELPVPLNVSRQENRAPEPVAKPDNAEPTPAVERPEEQEAEPEEEQLTYFEVEEEEKAIEEEEEMEEEVDEAEEEDEQEAQVNSYRINGEDADTDGLIDSEPDQQNQGHEHTSETDSPEPIPDQVLEDSSRDVDSTDFSSFPESSNPLLDTSAQRSKAHVGKRRLRSRPSRSLRSGSTRSHILDWRVCDSTDEKEATSKQRESDSEEEQPKPKKPLPPPPTSQRVPVFPGLSPTALIAQLKRRTGGGGAGGRVETDEAKGREERGSQQEEVAPSPTQLSRSPRSAAHLAGAARVLPPLGGTDGGAGSSPAWLKELKSKKRLSHHDSMTEA; translated from the exons ATGGAGAGCTCCGTTGAGACCTCCCAGACTGGATGCGCCTCCAAGCCCACTCTGGCCCCCAAACCTCGGCTCACTCCCAAGCCCTTCTCTCTGCAGAAGAACACCACCATTCGCTCCATCCACGCTCCAAAGACGGCCACCACAACTgttaaatcaacaacaaaccagACTGGAAAATATGAAGCCGCACGTGTCCCCAAACCGACTCCGACCGCCGGTGCGCAGAAACCTCCTCAGCAAACCGCCGCCTCTGATTCCAAACCAAGCTCTTTAAGCAAACCCGCCAAAGATAAACCAAAAGCGACCAAAGAAAGTAAAGCAAGTCCACGTGACGAGGATACTCTCGATTCTAGTGTAGCTCCAGGAAAATCTGATCCTGCCCCACAAACCACTCCACCCAAGGGGACACCCAAATCTGAGCCGCTCCAGAAAGACGATGTCATCCAAACAAACCACAGAGCATCCACAGATTTTGTGACTAACTCtgaacagaaagacagaaaaaaggaggaagatgaaaCTCCGAGTTCTGTCGTCCAAACCCCTGAGGAATCAGGGAGCGACGGTTCTTCCACAGCCAATCCATCATTTCGATGGGGCGGCACCAGGAAGAGTCTGTCCACGAAGCTCACCTCGAAGTTTGAGTCAGGTGGTCCGCCCCTGCCTCCACAGCCCACTATAACTGTAACCACAAGCAACACCAAAGACGATTCAAACAAGCCGGCGCCCTCCAATCCAGAGCAGAGCCAGACGACAACAGAGCCGCCAAGCAGGGAGAGTGATGAAGGAGGACTGAAGGAGGATTACAGCGGAGGAGGAAGTATCAAACGCAGAATCAGTCTTCTGTTTGACTCCTCGTCGAGGCCAGAGGTCATGACgaagaaagaggagacagagatcATAAATAGTACAGGAGGAGTAAAAGAGCGAATTAAACACTGGGCGGTGGAAAGAAATTCTGAGGGTCCGAATGCTGAGAAGAAACCTCAGCTCTCACCCCGACCTCGCTCGCGGAG CTTTGAGCCTGTGGCGGCTCcggcagcagagaaaactgCCAAAGCGCCGCATGTGAAACCTCCTGCGGCCACAACGTCGTCTACACAGGATCCACGTCCAACGGTCTCCTCAGCTGAACCGTCCTCGGGTTCCCTCGTGGAGACATCCAAAGACACTCCTACAGAAAATAAGTCACCGAATATCTCAAGGGAGAGACCTGGAGGGGACGAGCAGAGCGAATCAACGGAGGGCGAGGTTCGACTACGCAATCGCAGCCCGTCTACGACCCACGCTGCCACAGACGAGGGAGACTCGGCTTCAAGTGAAGGTGACCCGCGTGTCCTAAAGAGAGACAATGTCAAGCGTCGCTCTGTTCGCTTTGGTATCGTGGAGAGAGACGATGGTGGGCCTCCATTGATCCTGGGCTCGGCGTCGGAATCCAgctcagaagaagaagaagaagaagaagaggctcCTGAGGACAAAGCCCCTGTGTCTTTGCCGGTCTACCGACGACTAGGAAATGTTCAGAAGAAGGATGGCAAGATCCAAAATCAAGAAGAGGAACGACTGAAACATTTGGAGTTTGAACAAAGACGGAGCGCAGAGGAGAACTACCAGGCAAGACTTAAGTTAGAAGAGGAgcaagaaagggagaaagaaaaatctagGCAGAGGGAAGCGCTTCGGCTtagggaagaggagaaacagagagaggaggaaagggaaaaagagaggttgaaggaggaggaaatgcaGAGACAGCAGAAGAAggaatgggagagagaaaggttagaagaagaggaaagggaaCGGAAAAGGCtaagagaagaagagatggaaaaggaaagacagattctgtggcagagacagagagaggaggagagagagagggcgaaacagaaagaagagagactGAAGCAAGatcaggaggagagggaaaaggagagactggaggaggagaagaggaaagaggagagactCAAAGAAGAGACgaggcagaaagaggagagggagaaagaaagattaagagaggaggctgaggaaagagagagggagagagaaagggaggttGAGTTGAGGTggcggagacagaaagaggaggatgaagagagggcgaggcagaaggaggagagactcaaagaagaggagaggcagaaggaggagagggagaaagaaagattaagagaggaggctgaggaaagagagagggagagagaaagggaggttGAGTTGAGGTggcggagacagaaagaggaggatgaagagagggcgaggcagaaggaggagagggagaaagaaagattaagagaggaggctgaggaaagagagagagagagagaaagggaggttGAGTTGAGGtggcagagacagaaagaggaggatgaagagagggcgaggcagaaggaggagagactcaaagaagaggagaggcagaaggaggagagggagaaagaaagattaagagaggaggctgaggaaagagagagggagagagaaagggaggttGAGTTGAGGTggcggagacagaaagaggaggatgaagagagggcgaggcagaaggaggagagactcaaagaagaggagaggcagaaagaggagagggagaaagaaagattaagagaggaggctgaggaaagagagagagagagagaaagggaggttGAGTTGAGGTggcggagacagaaagaggaggatgaagagagggcgaggcagaaggaggagagggagaaagaaagattaagagaggaggctgaggaaagagagagagagagagaaagggaggttGAGTTGAGGTggcggagacagaaagaggaggatgaagagagggcgaggcagaaagaggagagactcaaagaagaggagaggcagaaagaaagattaagagaggaggctgaggaaagagagagagagaggctaaaGAGGtcggaagatgaagagaggatgagggaaagatggagacaggaggaggaggagagaaaaagaagggagcTTGAGAGGAAAATGCagcaggaaagagaggaagagatggagagaatgaggcaaatagaaaaacagagagaggaggaggaaaggttggcggagctggagagaaaaatgCGACAGGAATTGGACATGAAGCGAGCAGAAAAGTTGAGAATggacgaagagagagagaggggagaactCAGGCCGACCGTCAGGGAACGAACGAGTGCAGCGGACGAGTCCGATTTAATCAGCTTCGACTCTGAAGATGTGCCCCAGAAGTCAGAAGCACCACACTCCCCCTTCGCAAACATCCCTGAGCGCAAAGAGGGTCAAATCAAAGTCCCTTACGACGACTTCTCCGTCAGAAAGTCTCTGATTGAGGTGGATTTTGACGATTTTTCCGTCAAACCGAAGAGATGGGGCTCCCAGGCTAAAGCAGAACGTAGTCCAGTCGCCCAGAGCCGGGCAACCAATCCTGTGGACAGAGACGAGGTGGAGCTGCCGGTGCCCCTGAATGTCTCCCGTCAGGAAAACAGAGCACCAGAGCCCGTGGCAAAACCTGACAACGCAGAGCCTACACCAGCTGTGGAGAGGCCGGAGGAGCAAGAGGCGGAGCCGGAGGAGGAACAGCTCACCTACTtcgaggtggaggaagaggagaaggcgattgaggaggaggaggagatggaggaagaggtggatgaagcagaggaagaagacgaacaGGAG gcACAGGTCAACAGTTATCGTATAAACGGAGAAGACGCAGACACCGATGGGTTGATAGACAGTGAGCCAGACCAGCAGAATCAGGGCCACGAACACACATCTGAAACTGACAG ccCAGAGCCGATCCCTGACCAAGTTCTAGAAGACTCTTCTCGAGATGTTGATTCCACTGATTTCTCTTCATTCCCTGAG aGTTCCAATCCGCTCCTTGACACCAGCGCACAGAGATCTAAGGCTCATGTGGGTAAGAGGCGGCTTCGATCGCGTCCGTCCCGCTCGCTGCGTTCGGGGTCGACTCGGAGTCACATCTTGGACTGGAGGGTCTGTGACTCCACAG ATGAAAAGGAGGCAACTTCCAAACAAAGGGAGTCCGATTCTGAGGAGGAACAACCGAAACCGAAGAAACCCTtacctccccctcccacctctcAAAGAGTCCCCGTGTTCCCTGGTCTGAGCCCTACAGCCCTGATT GCTCAACTAAAAAGgagaacaggtggaggaggagctggaggaagagtgGAAACAGATGAAGCCAAGGGAAGAGAAGAGCGGGGAAGTCAGCAAGAGGAAGTAGCACCTTCACCCACACAACTCTCCCGCTCTCCTCGCTCTGCTGCTCATCTCGCGGGGGCTGCACGGGTGCTGCCACCCCTGGGCGGCACGGACGGAGG TGCCGGCTCATCTCCTGCTTGGCTGAAAGAACTGAAGTCTAAGAAGCGTCTGAGTCATCATGACAGCATGACAGAGGCTTAG
- the tnks1bp1 gene encoding 182 kDa tankyrase-1-binding protein isoform X2: MESSVETSQTGCASKPTLAPKPRLTPKPFSLQKNTTIRSIHAPKTATTTVKSTTNQTGKYEAARVPKPTPTAGAQKPPQQTAASDSKPSSLSKPAKDKPKATKESKASPRDEDTLDSSVAPGKSDPAPQTTPPKGTPKSEPLQKDDVIQTNHRASTDFVTNSEQKDRKKEEDETPSSVVQTPEESGSDGSSTANPSFRWGGTRKSLSTKLTSKFESGGPPLPPQPTITVTTSNTKDDSNKPAPSNPEQSQTTTEPPSRESDEGGLKEDYSGGGSIKRRISLLFDSSSRPEVMTKKEETEIINSTGGVKERIKHWAVERNSEGPNAEKKPQLSPRPRSRSFEPVAAPAAEKTAKAPHVKPPAATTSSTQDPRPTVSSAEPSSGSLVETSKDTPTENKSPNISRERPGGDEQSESTEGEVRLRNRSPSTTHAATDEGDSASSEGDPRVLKRDNVKRRSVRFGIVERDDGGPPLILGSASESSSEEEEEEEEAPEDKAPVSLPVYRRLGNVQKKDGKIQNQEEERLKHLEFEQRRSAEENYQARLKLEEEQEREKEKSRQREALRLREEEKQREEEREKERLKEEEMQRQQKKEWERERLEEEERERKRLREEEMEKERQILWQRQREEERERAKQKEERLKQDQEEREKERLEEEKRKEERLKEETRQKEEREKERLREEAEEREREREREVELRWRRQKEEDEERARQKEERLKEEERQKEEREKERLREEAEEREREREREVELRWRRQKEEDEERARQKEEREKERLREEAEEREREREREVELRWQRQKEEDEERARQKEERLKEEERQKEEREKERLREEAEEREREREREVELRWRRQKEEDEERARQKEERLKEEERQKEEREKERLREEAEEREREREREVELRWRRQKEEDEERARQKEEREKERLREEAEEREREREREVELRWRRQKEEDEERARQKEERLKEEERQKERLREEAEERERERLKRSEDEERMRERWRQEEEERKRRELERKMQQEREEEMERMRQIEKQREEEERLAELERKMRQELDMKRAEKLRMDEERERGELRPTVRERTSAADESDLISFDSEDVPQKSEAPHSPFANIPERKEGQIKVPYDDFSVRKSLIEVDFDDFSVKPKRWGSQAKAERSPVAQSRATNPVDRDEVELPVPLNVSRQENRAPEPVAKPDNAEPTPAVERPEEQEAEPEEEQLTYFEVEEEEKAIEEEEEMEEEVDEAEEEDEQEVNSYRINGEDADTDGLIDSEPDQQNQGHEHTSETDSPEPIPDQVLEDSSRDVDSTDFSSFPESSNPLLDTSAQRSKAHVGKRRLRSRPSRSLRSGSTRSHILDWRVCDSTDEKEATSKQRESDSEEEQPKPKKPLPPPPTSQRVPVFPGLSPTALIAQLKRRTGGGGAGGRVETDEAKGREERGSQQEEVAPSPTQLSRSPRSAAHLAGAARVLPPLGGTDGGAGSSPAWLKELKSKKRLSHHDSMTEA, encoded by the exons ATGGAGAGCTCCGTTGAGACCTCCCAGACTGGATGCGCCTCCAAGCCCACTCTGGCCCCCAAACCTCGGCTCACTCCCAAGCCCTTCTCTCTGCAGAAGAACACCACCATTCGCTCCATCCACGCTCCAAAGACGGCCACCACAACTgttaaatcaacaacaaaccagACTGGAAAATATGAAGCCGCACGTGTCCCCAAACCGACTCCGACCGCCGGTGCGCAGAAACCTCCTCAGCAAACCGCCGCCTCTGATTCCAAACCAAGCTCTTTAAGCAAACCCGCCAAAGATAAACCAAAAGCGACCAAAGAAAGTAAAGCAAGTCCACGTGACGAGGATACTCTCGATTCTAGTGTAGCTCCAGGAAAATCTGATCCTGCCCCACAAACCACTCCACCCAAGGGGACACCCAAATCTGAGCCGCTCCAGAAAGACGATGTCATCCAAACAAACCACAGAGCATCCACAGATTTTGTGACTAACTCtgaacagaaagacagaaaaaaggaggaagatgaaaCTCCGAGTTCTGTCGTCCAAACCCCTGAGGAATCAGGGAGCGACGGTTCTTCCACAGCCAATCCATCATTTCGATGGGGCGGCACCAGGAAGAGTCTGTCCACGAAGCTCACCTCGAAGTTTGAGTCAGGTGGTCCGCCCCTGCCTCCACAGCCCACTATAACTGTAACCACAAGCAACACCAAAGACGATTCAAACAAGCCGGCGCCCTCCAATCCAGAGCAGAGCCAGACGACAACAGAGCCGCCAAGCAGGGAGAGTGATGAAGGAGGACTGAAGGAGGATTACAGCGGAGGAGGAAGTATCAAACGCAGAATCAGTCTTCTGTTTGACTCCTCGTCGAGGCCAGAGGTCATGACgaagaaagaggagacagagatcATAAATAGTACAGGAGGAGTAAAAGAGCGAATTAAACACTGGGCGGTGGAAAGAAATTCTGAGGGTCCGAATGCTGAGAAGAAACCTCAGCTCTCACCCCGACCTCGCTCGCGGAG CTTTGAGCCTGTGGCGGCTCcggcagcagagaaaactgCCAAAGCGCCGCATGTGAAACCTCCTGCGGCCACAACGTCGTCTACACAGGATCCACGTCCAACGGTCTCCTCAGCTGAACCGTCCTCGGGTTCCCTCGTGGAGACATCCAAAGACACTCCTACAGAAAATAAGTCACCGAATATCTCAAGGGAGAGACCTGGAGGGGACGAGCAGAGCGAATCAACGGAGGGCGAGGTTCGACTACGCAATCGCAGCCCGTCTACGACCCACGCTGCCACAGACGAGGGAGACTCGGCTTCAAGTGAAGGTGACCCGCGTGTCCTAAAGAGAGACAATGTCAAGCGTCGCTCTGTTCGCTTTGGTATCGTGGAGAGAGACGATGGTGGGCCTCCATTGATCCTGGGCTCGGCGTCGGAATCCAgctcagaagaagaagaagaagaagaagaggctcCTGAGGACAAAGCCCCTGTGTCTTTGCCGGTCTACCGACGACTAGGAAATGTTCAGAAGAAGGATGGCAAGATCCAAAATCAAGAAGAGGAACGACTGAAACATTTGGAGTTTGAACAAAGACGGAGCGCAGAGGAGAACTACCAGGCAAGACTTAAGTTAGAAGAGGAgcaagaaagggagaaagaaaaatctagGCAGAGGGAAGCGCTTCGGCTtagggaagaggagaaacagagagaggaggaaagggaaaaagagaggttgaaggaggaggaaatgcaGAGACAGCAGAAGAAggaatgggagagagaaaggttagaagaagaggaaagggaaCGGAAAAGGCtaagagaagaagagatggaaaaggaaagacagattctgtggcagagacagagagaggaggagagagagagggcgaaacagaaagaagagagactGAAGCAAGatcaggaggagagggaaaaggagagactggaggaggagaagaggaaagaggagagactCAAAGAAGAGACgaggcagaaagaggagagggagaaagaaagattaagagaggaggctgaggaaagagagagggagagagaaagggaggttGAGTTGAGGTggcggagacagaaagaggaggatgaagagagggcgaggcagaaggaggagagactcaaagaagaggagaggcagaaggaggagagggagaaagaaagattaagagaggaggctgaggaaagagagagggagagagaaagggaggttGAGTTGAGGTggcggagacagaaagaggaggatgaagagagggcgaggcagaaggaggagagggagaaagaaagattaagagaggaggctgaggaaagagagagagagagagaaagggaggttGAGTTGAGGtggcagagacagaaagaggaggatgaagagagggcgaggcagaaggaggagagactcaaagaagaggagaggcagaaggaggagagggagaaagaaagattaagagaggaggctgaggaaagagagagggagagagaaagggaggttGAGTTGAGGTggcggagacagaaagaggaggatgaagagagggcgaggcagaaggaggagagactcaaagaagaggagaggcagaaagaggagagggagaaagaaagattaagagaggaggctgaggaaagagagagagagagagaaagggaggttGAGTTGAGGTggcggagacagaaagaggaggatgaagagagggcgaggcagaaggaggagagggagaaagaaagattaagagaggaggctgaggaaagagagagagagagagaaagggaggttGAGTTGAGGTggcggagacagaaagaggaggatgaagagagggcgaggcagaaagaggagagactcaaagaagaggagaggcagaaagaaagattaagagaggaggctgaggaaagagagagagagaggctaaaGAGGtcggaagatgaagagaggatgagggaaagatggagacaggaggaggaggagagaaaaagaagggagcTTGAGAGGAAAATGCagcaggaaagagaggaagagatggagagaatgaggcaaatagaaaaacagagagaggaggaggaaaggttggcggagctggagagaaaaatgCGACAGGAATTGGACATGAAGCGAGCAGAAAAGTTGAGAATggacgaagagagagagaggggagaactCAGGCCGACCGTCAGGGAACGAACGAGTGCAGCGGACGAGTCCGATTTAATCAGCTTCGACTCTGAAGATGTGCCCCAGAAGTCAGAAGCACCACACTCCCCCTTCGCAAACATCCCTGAGCGCAAAGAGGGTCAAATCAAAGTCCCTTACGACGACTTCTCCGTCAGAAAGTCTCTGATTGAGGTGGATTTTGACGATTTTTCCGTCAAACCGAAGAGATGGGGCTCCCAGGCTAAAGCAGAACGTAGTCCAGTCGCCCAGAGCCGGGCAACCAATCCTGTGGACAGAGACGAGGTGGAGCTGCCGGTGCCCCTGAATGTCTCCCGTCAGGAAAACAGAGCACCAGAGCCCGTGGCAAAACCTGACAACGCAGAGCCTACACCAGCTGTGGAGAGGCCGGAGGAGCAAGAGGCGGAGCCGGAGGAGGAACAGCTCACCTACTtcgaggtggaggaagaggagaaggcgattgaggaggaggaggagatggaggaagaggtggatgaagcagaggaagaagacgaacaGGAG GTCAACAGTTATCGTATAAACGGAGAAGACGCAGACACCGATGGGTTGATAGACAGTGAGCCAGACCAGCAGAATCAGGGCCACGAACACACATCTGAAACTGACAG ccCAGAGCCGATCCCTGACCAAGTTCTAGAAGACTCTTCTCGAGATGTTGATTCCACTGATTTCTCTTCATTCCCTGAG aGTTCCAATCCGCTCCTTGACACCAGCGCACAGAGATCTAAGGCTCATGTGGGTAAGAGGCGGCTTCGATCGCGTCCGTCCCGCTCGCTGCGTTCGGGGTCGACTCGGAGTCACATCTTGGACTGGAGGGTCTGTGACTCCACAG ATGAAAAGGAGGCAACTTCCAAACAAAGGGAGTCCGATTCTGAGGAGGAACAACCGAAACCGAAGAAACCCTtacctccccctcccacctctcAAAGAGTCCCCGTGTTCCCTGGTCTGAGCCCTACAGCCCTGATT GCTCAACTAAAAAGgagaacaggtggaggaggagctggaggaagagtgGAAACAGATGAAGCCAAGGGAAGAGAAGAGCGGGGAAGTCAGCAAGAGGAAGTAGCACCTTCACCCACACAACTCTCCCGCTCTCCTCGCTCTGCTGCTCATCTCGCGGGGGCTGCACGGGTGCTGCCACCCCTGGGCGGCACGGACGGAGG TGCCGGCTCATCTCCTGCTTGGCTGAAAGAACTGAAGTCTAAGAAGCGTCTGAGTCATCATGACAGCATGACAGAGGCTTAG
- the LOC118309096 gene encoding protein unc-119 homolog B-like isoform X1, protein MSGAKARSDAPVAEDVPGGGGHGTAAPPRDRKPGLGVLKRLKSRRSQVDSRPVTEEELRAQGGHIAPEDVLGLRGATRGYLCKPEDNIYNIDFVRFKIRDLETGTVLFEIAKPPHTEDEEENREADASAGRFVRYQFTPAFLRMRIVGATVEFTVGNRPLNNFRMIERHYFRDHLLKSFDFDFGFCIPNSRNTCEHIYEIPQLSDSLVRQMVERPYETRSDSFYFVENRLVMHNKADYAYNGGQ, encoded by the exons ATGAGCGGAGCCAAAGCCCGCAGCGACGCGCCTGTTGCCGAGGACGTccccggcggcggcgggcaCGGCACCGCGGCTCCTCCGCGGGACCGCAAGCCCGGCTTAGGGGTTCTGAAGAGGCTCAAGTCCCGGAGGAGCCAGGTGGACAGCAGGCCCGTCACGGAGGAAGAGCTGCGGGCGCAGGGGGGACACATCGCGCCGGAGGACGTGCTGGGGCTGCGGGGGGCCACGCGAG GATACCTGTGTAAACCCGAGGACAACATTTACAACATCGACTTTGTGCGCTTTAAGATCAGAGACCTGGAGACTGGCACCGTCCTCTTTGAGATCGCCAAACCGCCACACACAG aggacgaggaggagaacagGGAGGCAGACGCCAGCGCAGGCCGATTCGTACGCTACCAGTTCACCCCGGCCTTCCTGCGCATGAGGATCGTGGGAGCTAC CGTGGAATTCACAGTTGGAAACCGACCTCTAAACAACTTCCGCATGATCGAGAGACACTACTTCCGCGATCACCTGCTGAAGAGCTTTGACTTCGACTTTGGCTTCTGCATCCCGAACAGCCGCAACACCTGTGAGCACATCTACGAGATCCCTCAGCTGTCTGACAGCCTAG TCCGCCAGATGGTGGAGCGTCCGTACGAGACCCGCTCCGACAGCTTCTACTTCGTCGAGAACAGACTGGTCATGCACAACAAGGCAGACTATGCTTACAACGGAGGACAGTGA
- the LOC118309096 gene encoding protein unc-119 homolog B-like isoform X2 gives MSGAKARSDAPVAEDVPGGGGHGTAAPPRDRKPGLGVLKRLKSRRSQVDSRPVTEEELRAQGGHIAPEDVLGLRGATRGYLCKPEDNIYNIDFVRFKIRDLETGTVLFEIAKPPHTEDEEENREADASAGRFVRYQFTPAFLRMRIVGATVEFTVGNRPLNNFRMIERHYFRDHLLKSFDFDFGFCIPNSRNTFRQMVERPYETRSDSFYFVENRLVMHNKADYAYNGGQ, from the exons ATGAGCGGAGCCAAAGCCCGCAGCGACGCGCCTGTTGCCGAGGACGTccccggcggcggcgggcaCGGCACCGCGGCTCCTCCGCGGGACCGCAAGCCCGGCTTAGGGGTTCTGAAGAGGCTCAAGTCCCGGAGGAGCCAGGTGGACAGCAGGCCCGTCACGGAGGAAGAGCTGCGGGCGCAGGGGGGACACATCGCGCCGGAGGACGTGCTGGGGCTGCGGGGGGCCACGCGAG GATACCTGTGTAAACCCGAGGACAACATTTACAACATCGACTTTGTGCGCTTTAAGATCAGAGACCTGGAGACTGGCACCGTCCTCTTTGAGATCGCCAAACCGCCACACACAG aggacgaggaggagaacagGGAGGCAGACGCCAGCGCAGGCCGATTCGTACGCTACCAGTTCACCCCGGCCTTCCTGCGCATGAGGATCGTGGGAGCTAC CGTGGAATTCACAGTTGGAAACCGACCTCTAAACAACTTCCGCATGATCGAGAGACACTACTTCCGCGATCACCTGCTGAAGAGCTTTGACTTCGACTTTGGCTTCTGCATCCCGAACAGCCGCAACACCT TCCGCCAGATGGTGGAGCGTCCGTACGAGACCCGCTCCGACAGCTTCTACTTCGTCGAGAACAGACTGGTCATGCACAACAAGGCAGACTATGCTTACAACGGAGGACAGTGA